taATGGTTTCTAAAATGTACGTTTATGATATTTATCTTATTCTACAATATAGCTTTTATTATATATATCCTTTTCATTAAAATGcacaaaatgtatataaatactGGTTATATTATAACAGCATCAGTAGCTGACAATCAAAAATTAGAGTTGGCTGCCAAGAAGCTTTCAAAATTTACCCACAAACACAACCCATATATTCCTAAAAGGTACTTTACAATATCCAAGTTTTCTAACTTATGTTTCTCTtctagtcacacacacacacacacacacacacacacacacacacacacacaccaattgCACTGGAAATACACGTACTGTGTATGGACCGGACTGTGTCCCAAAAGCTCCCTCTTGATTCTCCATTAGCTTCATCAGGTATCTCAGGCTATGCATTTAGAAGTAAAGATACCGCCAATGGTGCATTGGCTTTTTTCAGTCTCTTTAGCTTATCATGCAAGCCTACTCCTCTTTTTCCATCCCTCATACAATCATGTCACCTCCACATATCTTAAAGACAGCTTTCCTTGAGGTAGTGAGTAGACCCACCCCAAGAGGTGAGTTAAAAAGTGTCCTTTTCAATGTGTCAAAATGTTCTTAGTCACTTGAGTGTCAAACAAGTCTGGTAGCTGCTTTTCACTGTCTCTTCTTCTTCACCTGGCAGCCCAGAATTTTATGTTCCTCAGTCATATTCCTCCTCCTACCTGGATCATGGACCTTGTATGAACCACAAACTGCTGGACTTTGTGGTCTTAAGGTTCTCTTGGTTCATGCCTTCTCACTTCACTTCAAGTGGGCTTATGAAGACCCTCATTCAAGACAGCATTTTCAGTGCCCATAACAAGGAACCATAATGGAGAGTATTCCAAAGTGCTTTTCTTAGAGCTTATATAAGCCGAAAAATGTCTTAGATTCCTCAAAATTGACCAGAGAAAGCTCAGATACATTGACATATAAATTATCAGCAATTGTGAGATTGAACACTGCTCCCAGATAGCTGCTGCGTGCCCACATCTGGCCAGTAGTGCAGTAGTTCATCATCCTTTCCTCCATCAGCACCAGATCCTGGGGATATTTAGAGTTCCTCATGTAGACCTTGTGGTTCAGGGGCTGGTTGTTGCAGGAGTGGCCCCGAAAATACACTTTAGAATACACAAAGTACAGTCCAGTGTCATTGATCACAAGGCCACCCTTCTTATACTTCACTCCAGAGACCAAGGCAATTCCATAGGTGTCTTCCCATTCCAGAGGGATGGACCTTGAGTTGGGATTTCCTGAAATCAAATCAGAGAGGATCTATCATCCAGGAATGCTCACGTATCCAACAAATGAAGCTTCCAAGCCTAAACTGTGGAACGTCCTTGAGTAAACATTTTACCCAAAATGACGTAGCACATATAGACCAGGCTGAGGGGTCAGAATTGGATCCATCACTGAATTCCTTCAGGACCTTTGTCAAATTTCCTCATTACTCTCTGCTTCAATTTTATCATCCACCCGTGGGGACAATAAAATATACCTTTAATCAATCCCAATGAGAAATTATTAAGATGATTTTAGCTGTCTGGAACAAAGATTTTATGATCTCTGCAATTAGCCCCAAAACTTCTAGGCTTTGAGGTCTTTCTATGAGGGGAAAAGCCAAATTCAAGGAATTCTAGAgccctaaggtttttttttttttaaggatttaggGATCATTTGATCCAACTTCCACTGGAGCTAAAACCCCTCTCCATTGTATCCCTAGAGCATTTTGTGCATATTTTAACCATACCTCAATCAGAGTACTGTATCTAATACTGAAATCATCACTTACGGGTCTATCTTTCCCTAACAGATTTCAGGCTCTCTGAAGGCAGGAACCATGTGTTATTCATCTGCATGTGCCAAGACTTGACACACAGCGGGTGCTCACTAAATGCCTGTTAAACTGAACTGGATCATTCCGCAGGCTCTGCCTAAGTAATTCCAGGGACAGTGGCTCACCACTTGCTGTGATATTtacccatttttctgataatcGTGGACTTTACATGAGGAGTGCCTACCATATTTCTAGCAAATCTTTTCACTCCACTTCACAATTGCATGCCCAAAGTTCACAGATGCCCAGACTGAGTCTGCTTCTCACTCTTGTTTCTACGAGTGAAGTTCTTCCCAAAAACCAGGGAAGCGTTGACTAAAACAATTCGTTGTTCCCCACCTTCCCAGCTCTCACCTCTTGGACCTGGGCCCCAAATCCTTTAAGAGTCTTTGGAATGACTGAAAAGTGTGAGCTCCACATGGGTGGGGATCGTGTTGTAACTAGAGTTTAGAACAGGACCTTGCCCACACAAGGTGCTCAATCTATGTTTGTGAGATTGATGTGACTACAAAGATGTGACTACTCTTGGGGTCCAAATACTGTCACTAGAAAGTAACAACTCCCTCAGAGCGCAGTAAGGGAATTTTGCTGTTGGTCAATGGCTTTCCCAAGCCCCCCGGCACTGGCTCTGGCTTCCATATACAGACCTGTTAAATGGGCCACTTTCTTCACCTCCCTTTTTTCAGAAGGTAGACTGGGCTGACCTGTATCATAGAAGAATGAAATATGTAAAAATGAGATATCGACTATTATTTTGGCGAGATGCTAAACAGGATATTTAAATAAAAGAGATTTCAAAAAGCATAAATGGCAACAGCCTAACATATACTAATCATGCAATTCCAAACTGTAGAACTCACAGCAGCCTGTATTTCAGAAACAGAGGTAAAAATACACCAAATTAAGGCAgatataagtatatatgtatgttataATAAAACATAATTAATATGAAGGTTGATTTATAAAGAGCTGTCATATTGGTTACTTCTGATATTTAGGTGATTCAGATACTCACTACGACCCTCTGAGGtagtaaatgaacaaataagcTTAAAAGTTAGGCAACTTGTCAAGAAGGCCCAGCTCTTCAGTGTCAGAGATGGGACTGACACTCACGTCTCCTGACTCCAGATCCCTGGCTCTGGCCATTCTACCTCTGCTGACCTCAGGACGCTGCAGAACAGAGGCTGCAGAATCTGCTAATGCGTCTCCTGGCCGTCAGGCCTTCCCCCGGTGGCGTTCTACAACCTAATTACAATGGTATTCTACAGACTCGGTTATCCCGAAGCACAGCTCTAATCATACTACTGGACCTCAAATACCTTTAGTGGCTCCTCACGGAAAAGGCAATGATGTACGACCTTCCCACCATCACGTGACCTCAGGCTGACTGCACAGCCTTGTTTACTCGTCCACACTGGACACTCCAGGATTCCTTGTCTGACCTGAACGTACTCCAGCTTCCCTGCCTCTGTGCCTTTCTCATGCCATTCCCTCTGTCTGAATGCCTTCCTACACAGGCCTCTGTCAAATTCCTAAAAATCCGACAAGGACCATCTAAAATACCACTTTCTTCAAGAAGCCCTCCCAGGCCCTTCTAATCAAATGTGATCTTTCCCTCCTTGAAGCGTGGGAGCCCTCTGTCTTCACCTTACATCATTCCAAACCACCTTACTCTATGGCAACTCTAGAACTTGCCTTATTCTCCCCCCAAATAAATAACAAGTTCCTTTTCTAGGTGTTGAATCCACCTGAGTACTTAGCCCAGTTTCTAACTCAGGGCGTGTGACCAGTAAATGTTTGCCAAGTTGAATTAAGGAGTTAAAATGACAACAGTCCTCAATACAGACAGTATTTCTCTGACTTCAAAtatttcaaccaaaaaaaaacccaaacccagtgccgtcgagtcgattccgacttgacATTTAAGAAAGATTCACAGAAGGTGCCTGGTCCACATCGGGCTTATTGTGATTAGCCTATGAAGCTCACGTGTGGCTTGAGAATGGGCTAACCAACTGAGGATAGTACCTGAGCAGTCACCAGCTCTCTAACCACACAAGACCACCCACCATGCAGGATGTGTTAATGAACAGGAAAGGGAAAGCCAAGTCTCTTCTGTGTTCATATAATACAAGCCTTCACCACAGCTCATCTGGCCTTCAGGCATGTACTGACAGGAAATGGAACAGCGACCACATGGTGCCTATCTTTATATCCCTCAaagaaactaaaccaaaaaaacctaaacccactgctgttgagtcaattctgactcatagtgaccctataggacagagtagaactgccccatagagtttccaagaagtgcctggcagatttgaactgctgaccctttggttagcagccatagcacttagccactaccccaccagtgtttcctcaaaGGGCTTTATTCTCAtcgaaggtactcaaaatatccGCTGGATAAATACTGCTCAGTAAATAACGTGGAAATACATCTTAGACTTTCGTGATGACTGTTTCCTGCCCCAggatctttgcacatgccattctCATCGCTTGAATGATGTCCTCCATTTCCATACGTCACCccccaacaacacacacacacatcttcacTTGGCAAGCTCCTTATCCTTCAGGTATCAGCATAAATAACCCACCCGTAGAAGGGATTTTCCAGACCACTCTACTTTAGACTGCATTTAGTACAATTTGAAACTATGTGATTTGTTTGCATGCTTTTGTATAAcctccaccccccccacccccgccaccccaTCTCTCTTGTTCTCTGCCATCACCTTAGCACCCAGCACCCAGTCGGGCACATAGGAGGTGTTCCAAGCATATTTGGGAATGTGGAgggtaaaaaaaaggaaaatgcaaaaagaagcaaagaagaaagtttaaataatttataatagTACCTCCCAGAGAAAATCACTGTTAATATGTCAGAGTATAAATGCTGGTAGTTCTTTTCTATAAGTATAAAAATAAGCATAAAGTGTACATATATAGTTAGTCAGTATTAAactaaacatattgttttgtaacttgCCTTTTCATCTAAAAATATGCAATAGCAGTCCCTGTGGCATTAAATGTCCTTCTAACATACAGTTTTTAGTTGCTGCATAGTATTCTCTCATCTAAATTCACTATATTTAACTACTCTTCTGTTATAAGGCATGAGGTTTCTTCCTTCTATATAAATCTCCAGGCATGTCTTTGATTATTTTCTCAAGACAAATTCATATTGCGTTGATTTCAAGGTAAGTTAACACTTTTAGGTTATTGATATCTTTTTCCAAACTGTTCTTCAGAAAAATTATAGCAATTTATATTGCCACTGGTTGTCAACTAATGTTGAAGGAAGCCCTTTTCTCTCATCTCTTTGCCAATCTGggtattatccttttttttttttttaaatctttaccaaTTTGATGTATGAAAATAGGTATCCCCTATCTCCATTTGAATTTCTTATCCTACTGATAAAGTTACTACCTTGATTTCCATGTGATATTTCACCCATTTCAGGTTGACCTGGGTCAATCTAGAGAAGATACATGTTTCCTGGGGTAGGTAGACCTGAGTCATCTGTTCGTTTGACTTTTCCTCACTAAAATGACTCCACTGAGTAGGTGAGAGATGAGTAATAAGGCGCCTTCTTCACCAGCCCCATTCCACTGGTTTTCAAAGCTACTTCCTTCTAGAAGTCTTCCAAAGTCTTCATTTTTCTAACAAATATTTCCTCTCTGCTTGTGTATGTCTGGACTTTCTAACACTTAGGGGCTCTGACCCAGAACTGGGTTCCAGAGCACCTGCTCCTGCAAGAACTTACAACCGAGGACAGCAAGGTACCTGGGCTGCCTGTAGTAGGCACCCCCTAAGAACCCAAGCACGCTCCACCGAATGGCTGGCCAGCTCTGCCTTCTGTGTTCTGCTCGGTTTCCAGGGATGAGATGTGCCTACTTGCAGAGGCATCCTGCCTTTCCTCTTATTTCTCATTCCATGGCCATCAGAGAGACAGGCTTTTCCTTATCCTATGAGGCACCAGTCCGCATGCTGGAAGGCCCCACAGGTGACGAAGCGTCAAAAGCTTTGTTTCCTCTAGTCTGAGGTCCATGTCAGTGGTCTTGGGAATATCACCTAATCTGTCtggtattttgtttcttttctggaaAATGAGCTGGATCAAATAAGCTCTAAGCTCCCTTTCAACTCTAACCAAATCTTATGAGTTCAATGAATCTTAGTTTAAGACAGATTGGGAATATCCTAAAAATCTATCTGTTCAGCACTTCAAAAACTATGGCCTGAAGCTTCATGAGGTCACTGTTCAACAACTTTACCTTCTTCCTGTCCTGAGTCTCATACAAAGGATATGAGCACATGACTGCTTCTAGGTGTGAAGCTGGACTTTCCTTTGAATAGTTGCTAGGCTTCCCTAAACTTTCCAGTCATTCCAGAAGAACCATCCTAATGAAGGTGATTGGCTGTACTGTTATTACAAGCTGAGTttagtttataaaatatttttttaaaatagagttTGACTCTTGAGTAATCTCTTTTAGaaagtttaaaaaggaaagaacatttccCAGAAACACCTTCTCTGTCTCCACCCCACTCTGTCTCCCTGGGAGTTACAATCACTGCCATGGGCACCGGACTCAGGAGGCCTGAGGAAGGGGACAGGCCTGGAGCCAGCAGTTCAGGAGGCAAAAgttcagggtgtgtgtgtgtctccatcCAAGGTCAAGTACAAGTTATTTTGAATTCTGTACAGTACTCAGCTACACTGATTTTGAACAATTAAATTCACTTCATATTTTAAAGTAGCAGAATAAACCGTAATGACCAGAGGTTTGGAATTAGCCGGGCTCCCTCTCGTAGTATATACATGCCCAGGAATGAGAAGGATTGCAAGCCACTGCACCAACATTGTTTAGTGTTGAGGACTATCTTTGAGAATTCAATGTATGTACATAAAAGGACTCACCtatttgcttctccagagatgATGCTACAGGGCTTAGGCGGGTGGACTGGCAAAAGAGAAAAGATATGTAATAAATATGAAGACCTTTAGGCAAAGGAGGCAGGATTgtcaaaaaaaaccaagccctggAAAGAGAACCCAAATACCTCAGAATCTCTCTGATCTCAGACTTTTGCCAAGCAGTTGTGCCCTTTCTAGCTCAGTTTTGTGATTTGGAATAGTACTAgtatttttaaaggattttcaAGGAGATTTAGTTTGGCCATTTGAACTAATCCACTTCTAAGCAAGAatcaatgtttattttattttttgactcaCTAGGTGTTAGGCAGTAAATAGCTAGGCAGACTGATTAGCCAACTGAGAAAGGAATTGTAAATGCTAATCCTATCTTGGCCCTGATCCTTTAtaagacagaggaaaaaaaaaatcccctcacATGTATGGCTCTCTATTTCTCTGCCTGTAGAATGGAATGAGCGTAATAACCCATTtccaagagaggaaaaaaaagattgagaagCACTTGGCAAAGAAAGCAGTGGGCCACAGTGGTCCTCGGCCCCCACTGCACAGAGCTGTCTTGGTGAGCCCAGCACGCAGCCCCCCTCAGGCCAGGCTTACCTCTCTGAGTTCAGCCAGCTCCTTCTGCAGGTGGAAGAGCTGGAACAACCCCAGCCCCAGTCCAACCAGGGCCACCAGAACCATGAAAAACATTACGAGGAGATATAGGCCTGTGTTGGGATTCCGTCTCTTCTTCAGAAGTGATGGTGGGAATGGAGGCAGTGGTGGCCGTGGTGGCAGCGGTGgcggtgggggtggtggtggcctCATTTGGCCGGGTCTTCCAGGCACAGAGGAAGGGCAGGGGAGAGCAGACCCTGGAGGGGCCAAAGGAGAGCTGGAGCTGCTGTCCACCCAGTAGATTTGGGGATATGGGTAATTCAGTGGCTGCCACATGgcagccaggaactcagggcaccCTCCAGGCAaagaattttacttcttctcGATCCTGTGTAGGCTGAGGTGTCAGAGGAGGGGACTCCTGTTGCTAAGTGCTCAAGAAAAGGGAAGCCGGAGCTCTCTTTATAGAGTTTCCACAGCTAAGGGAAACACTTCTCTCGatctctttctgtttctcagaGAAACACCCACTCACTTTACGTCTGAAGCTGAGAAGCCTCAAGGAGCTCGGAGCAATTTGCGCCTGAAGTTGAAAGCCTCAAGGAGCTCAGGGTAAACCGCTGTAAGCTTCTACCCACAATTTTCTGACGAAAGCATTCAAAGTCCCAGTTGCTGTTGCTTTGCTACCTGAAAAGGCTGGTAGGTTAGGCTCCTCTTTCTCAGACCTGCTGGAGCAGGTAAGAATCAGGGGCCAGCCTGGTGGGCATAACCTGCTGCCTAACTGCAGAGAGGTTGGCCAGCGGGGCGCTTTCAAGCACTGAGGGGAGAGACCATTGAGTTGTGGCCAGAGGAACCACTTCCACATCTTACCTTTTGCATGAGCTGCCATCCCTTCCCCTAACCCAAATACTGTTTACCCTGACATTGCAAAACACCAGAATTTACAGGAGAAAAAACCCTGCCCCACCCACTATCTAGAGATTAGATCAGAAGTTGCAAACCTGTGGCCCGTAGGCCTTACAGAACCCACAGGCCTGTTTCATTTGTACCTCACAATGTTTTTCTTCTAATTGGCTGTCTACCTTTAAAATCAGGAGATTCCACATCAAAAATACAGGTTTTAATTCTGTCTTGAAACATTAGAAGACTGGGCACACTCAAGACCATCTCTGCAAACCCAGTTGGTGTGAGCTGGGTAGCAGCTGCCCACGTGGACAGAGCCCTGAAGCTCCAGGTCACCCAGGGTCCCCACCCCCGACTATGTGTCACACACCACCACATGTGGGAAATGGCTTCCTGACCACTGTAGGAATTTCTGTTTGCAGCTCCTTTTAGGGTTGCCAGGTAAAACACAGGacactcagttaaatttgaatttcagataaataatgaataatttttagtataagtatgcctcaaatattgtatgaaacatactaaaaaaaaggttgcttatttgaaattcaaatttaattcttGAACTCACATGTGGCTTTGGTTGTAGTCATTAAaggcagtgtcatggattgaattgtgtctcccctaaatatgggtcaacttggctaagccatgattcctggtattctgtgcttatcctcaattttgtgatctgatgtacttttcctatgtgttttaaatcctaatctttgcctgtagttaatgaggcaagattagtttaagttaaagaggattagggtgggatgtaacacccttactcaggttacagcCCTCAATCCAataaggggagttttcttggggtatggcctgcatcatcttttatcttgtaagagataagaggtgagagagaggagcagagagagagggacctcctaacaccaagaaagaagagccaagagtagagcgtgtcctttggacctgaggtccttgtgctgagaaaacTCCTACACCCAGgggaagataaacag
This DNA window, taken from Elephas maximus indicus isolate mEleMax1 chromosome 3, mEleMax1 primary haplotype, whole genome shotgun sequence, encodes the following:
- the FASLG gene encoding tumor necrosis factor ligand superfamily member 6, which encodes MWQPLNYPYPQIYWVDSSSSSPLAPPGSALPCPSSVPGRPGQMRPPPPPPPPLPPRPPLPPFPPSLLKKRRNPNTGLYLLVMFFMVLVALVGLGLGLFQLFHLQKELAELRESTRLSPVASSLEKQIGQPSLPSEKREVKKVAHLTGNPNSRSIPLEWEDTYGIALVSGVKYKKGGLVINDTGLYFVYSKVYFRGHSCNNQPLNHKVYMRNSKYPQDLVLMEERMMNYCTTGQMWARSSYLGAVFNLTIADNLYVNVSELSLVNFEESKTFFGLYKL